In the genome of Bradyrhizobium sp. CIAT3101, one region contains:
- a CDS encoding tyrosine recombinase XerC: MSKAAAPLIELASADPSIAQEMTRWLAHLGAERRLSPKTLEAYGRDLRQCLDFLCSHWGERVTLERFSSLEATDVRAFMAMRRADDIAGRSLMRALAGLRSFGRFLEREGKGKVGALSAIRAPKVAKTLPKPLPMASAKRLADADERAGEDRETWILVRDAAVMALLYGSGLRISEALGLKRREVPKPGEGDVLVVTGKGNKTRMVPVLQNVLALVQEYVSMCPHALPQDGPIFVGARGGPLSPRIIQLAMERLRGALGLPDSATPHALRHSFATHLLSRGGDLRAIQELLGHSSLSTTQIYTGIDSERLLEVYASAHPRR, from the coding sequence ATGAGCAAAGCAGCCGCCCCCCTTATCGAGCTCGCCAGCGCCGATCCCTCGATCGCGCAGGAGATGACGCGCTGGCTGGCGCATCTCGGCGCCGAGCGGCGGCTGTCGCCGAAGACGCTGGAGGCCTATGGCCGCGATCTCAGGCAGTGCCTGGATTTCCTGTGCAGCCATTGGGGCGAGCGCGTGACGCTTGAACGGTTTTCGTCGCTGGAAGCGACCGACGTCCGTGCCTTCATGGCGATGCGTCGTGCCGACGATATTGCCGGCCGTTCACTGATGCGCGCGCTCGCGGGCCTGCGTTCCTTCGGCCGCTTCCTCGAACGCGAGGGCAAGGGCAAGGTCGGCGCGCTCTCCGCCATCCGCGCGCCGAAAGTCGCAAAAACCCTGCCGAAGCCGCTGCCGATGGCATCGGCCAAACGCCTGGCCGACGCCGACGAGCGCGCCGGCGAGGATCGCGAGACCTGGATTCTGGTGCGCGACGCCGCGGTGATGGCGCTGCTCTATGGATCGGGCCTGCGCATCTCCGAAGCGCTCGGCCTGAAGCGCCGCGAGGTGCCGAAGCCGGGCGAAGGCGACGTGCTCGTCGTCACCGGCAAGGGCAACAAGACGCGCATGGTGCCGGTGCTGCAGAACGTGCTGGCGCTGGTGCAGGAATATGTATCGATGTGCCCGCATGCGCTGCCGCAGGACGGACCGATCTTCGTCGGCGCACGCGGCGGACCGCTGAGCCCGCGCATCATCCAGCTCGCGATGGAGCGGCTGCGCGGCGCGCTCGGGCTACCCGACAGCGCCACGCCGCATGCGCTCCGGCACTCCTTCGCCACGCACCTGCTCTCGCGCGGCGGCGACTTGCGCGCGATCCAGGAATTGCTCGGCCATTCCTCGCTCTCGACCACGCAGATCTATACCGGCATCGATTCTGAACGATTGCTGGAAGTCTATGCGAGCGCGCATCCAAGACGCTGA